Proteins from a genomic interval of Aureimonas sp. AU20:
- a CDS encoding DMT family transporter: MTSQSLPSRTSSSAVLGVGFMLLGVFLFAVNDAMGKWLVSTYTVGQVLLLRSIAALLVVAPFVHREGWGRVLRPHRPRLQLLRALGSTLEVGFFYWALSYLPLANVMTFYLAGPIYVTALSALILKERVGWVRWSAVLCGFVGVLVALGPDLASAGWPAMIAVAGSLCYALLMISTRILAKSGEVTLIAWQTTAALIGGAILAPVGWVNPSTFDLGFLCLLGVVSMIAHSCVNRSLLIAPASVVVPYQYTLIVWAILFGVVLFGETPSVSLLAGAAIITASGVFIFLREQRLSVATTARGAASASGAPDAVQIVEEADQR, translated from the coding sequence ATGACCAGCCAGTCGCTCCCTTCCCGGACCTCTTCCAGCGCCGTTCTGGGCGTCGGCTTCATGCTGCTCGGCGTGTTTCTCTTCGCGGTGAACGACGCGATGGGGAAATGGCTGGTCAGCACCTATACGGTCGGTCAGGTTCTGCTTCTGCGCAGCATCGCGGCGCTCTTGGTGGTCGCGCCCTTCGTCCATCGCGAGGGCTGGGGGCGGGTGCTCCGGCCGCATCGCCCACGCCTTCAACTGCTGCGGGCCCTGGGCTCGACGCTGGAAGTCGGCTTCTTCTACTGGGCCTTGAGCTACCTTCCGCTCGCCAATGTCATGACCTTCTATCTCGCGGGGCCAATCTATGTGACCGCGCTCTCGGCGCTTATCTTGAAAGAGCGCGTCGGCTGGGTGCGCTGGAGCGCGGTTCTCTGCGGCTTCGTCGGCGTTCTCGTGGCGCTGGGCCCCGATCTCGCCAGCGCCGGCTGGCCGGCGATGATCGCGGTGGCGGGCAGCTTGTGCTATGCGCTTTTGATGATCTCGACGCGCATTCTCGCCAAGAGCGGGGAGGTGACGCTGATCGCTTGGCAGACCACGGCGGCGCTGATCGGCGGCGCCATTCTGGCGCCGGTCGGCTGGGTCAATCCGAGCACCTTCGATCTCGGTTTTCTCTGCCTGCTCGGCGTCGTGTCGATGATCGCCCATAGCTGCGTCAACCGCTCGCTGCTGATTGCGCCTGCCTCCGTCGTGGTGCCCTACCAGTACACGCTGATCGTCTGGGCGATCCTGTTCGGCGTGGTGCTGTTCGGGGAGACGCCGAGCGTTTCGCTGCTGGCGGGCGCTGCGATCATCACGGCATCCGGCGTCTTCATCTTCCTGCGCGAGCAGCGGCTGAGCGTCGCCACCACGGCGCGGGGCGCGGCTTCCGCCTCCGGCGCGCCGGACGCCGTACAGATCGTGGAGGAGGCCGACCAGCGCTGA
- a CDS encoding DNA-3-methyladenine glycosylase: MIPPLGSASPFPADWFGLDAVTLAQRLIGAGLYLDGVGGLIVETEAYRRDDPASHSFRGATERNRAMFGAVGRAYVYRSYGIHWCLNIVCDAGEPGSAVLIRALEPNAGLEVMAARRRTAAPRLLCAGPGRLAEALGVDRSHDGADLLAAPFSMTAPSGPFVLSAGPRIGITKGVEQPWRFGHAGSRFLSRAFRTGAPG, from the coding sequence ATGATCCCACCTCTTGGCTCCGCTTCCCCCTTTCCGGCCGACTGGTTCGGGCTCGACGCGGTGACGCTGGCGCAGCGGCTGATCGGGGCGGGGCTTTATCTCGACGGCGTCGGCGGCCTCATCGTGGAGACCGAAGCCTATCGGCGGGACGATCCGGCCTCGCACAGCTTTCGCGGGGCGACGGAGCGCAACCGCGCCATGTTCGGCGCAGTGGGGCGCGCCTACGTCTATCGCTCCTACGGCATCCACTGGTGCCTCAACATCGTCTGCGACGCGGGCGAGCCCGGCAGCGCGGTTCTGATCCGCGCGCTGGAGCCCAATGCCGGGCTGGAGGTGATGGCGGCGCGACGGCGAACCGCCGCCCCAAGGCTGCTCTGCGCCGGCCCCGGGCGACTGGCCGAGGCGCTGGGCGTGGATCGCTCCCACGATGGCGCCGATCTCCTCGCCGCCCCGTTCTCGATGACAGCGCCAAGCGGGCCCTTCGTGCTTTCAGCCGGCCCGCGCATCGGCATCACCAAGGGTGTCGAGCAGCCCTGGCGTTTCGGCCATGCCGGCTCGCGCTTTCTCAGCCGGGCCTTTCGAACCGGTGCGCCGGGCTGA